The genomic segment TAGTAGAGGTTGGCGCGCTTGGAGTGGAGGATGGTTTTCAGGTCAGAGGAGACGATGGGGTCCATGGCGTCGGGGCGGGGGTGCGGCGGACAACTGTATGATCATACAGTGTTTGTCGCCCATGGCGTCATGTGTGGCAGCGCAGGGCAGGGCCGATCAGGAAGTGCGCCGCGCAAGCCCACCTGGCCGTTCGGCGATGGTCTTGAAGACCTCAGGCATTGGGTTCATCGCGCACTGCGTCATCCAGGTGCCGGGTGTCGGCCCAGCCGATCAGGTTCAGGCCGTCGGGGGTCCATAGCAGGCGGTTGATGGCGGCGTTGGACAGTTGCCAGGTGCGGGGCGCTTGTATGTCCTGGCGGGTGGCCAGGCGGTAGAGTGCGTCGAGCACGCCGCCGTGGGCCACCAGCACGATTTGTTCGTCCAGGTGCGGCTGCGCCAAGGTGGCGATGGTGCGTTCGATGCGCGCGTGCAGCGTCAGCAGTGACTCGCCGCCCTCGGGCGCATAGTGCGGGTCGCGCTTGCGCCAGCGCAGCGCGTCGGCGGGTAGCTCGGCTTCGATCTGCGCGAAGGTGCGGCCCTGGAAACGGCCGAAGCTGCGCTCGCGCAGCCCGGGTTCGGCGGTCAGTGGTGCGCCGGTGGCCCGTGCCACGGCCTGCGCTGTGGCATGTGCCCGTTGCAGGTCGCTGGTGTAGATGGCGGCTATCGGTTCACCGGCCAGGGCGCGCGCCAGTTGCTCGGCCTGCCACAGGCCGGTGTCGTTCAGCGGGATGTCCAGGTGGCCCTGGATGCGGGTGTCCACGTTCCAGGCGGTTTCGCCGTGGCGGATGGCAACGATGTGGGTGGCTTGCATGTGGGCGGCGTCAGGGGGTGGTTGGCGTCAGCGGCAGGCGCACTTGGCGCGCGCCACCGGGGGGTTGGGGAAAGCCGTTCAGTGCGGCGTCGAACAGCACGCCGTAGACGGCAGGGTCGCTGACCCATGTGTCTTCATGCACGGCCGAGGTTTCGTAGACGATGGCCTGCGTGGTGGCATCGCGCAACACCAGGCTTACTGCGCGGCGGTACAGCGGTGTGGGTTCGGCCATGCGCCAAAAGCCGTGCAGGCCCCAGCCGTCACGCCAGGCCCAGGGCGGCGGGCCGTAAAAGCCGTAAAAACCGGGGCCGCGCAAGGAGTCGTAGCGCGGCACGCTGTCGGCCTGTATGCCGATTTGCACCAGCAGCCGGGGCGCTGCGTCGTCGCGTTGCAGGCCCGCGCGCGCCAGTGACTGCTCGGCCAGCGCGGCGAGTGTGTCGAACGCGGGGGTTTGCTGCGAGGGCAGGCGCTCGATGCGGTAGGTGGCCGGCGCGGGCATGGCTGCCAATGTGGAAAAGCTTTGTACCTGGCCATCGACCAGGCGTGTGCTGCTGCAGCCTGCGAGGGCGGCGGCAAGGCCCAGGAGCAGGGCGAAGGGGAGAGTGGATCGGCGCAGCATGGCAAGGGTGCTCCCTGAGAAGTGGTCCCCGTGTGAGTGCTGCAGACCGTCCGTGGTTCACGACGACCGCCGCGTTGGCACGATTTGCACCACTTGTTCCGCCGGGGTTGCAAGCTCTTGCGGGTCGAATGCCTTGTCGCCGTCCGCGCTGGCCAGGCCCGTGGCCCTGGCGTTTTTGAAGTCGTACAGGCGGGCGTCGAGCAGGTGCGAGGGCACGATGTTTTGCAGCGCGTTGAACATGTTTTCCACCCGGCCGGGGAGTTTTTTCTCCCATTCGCGCAGCATTTGGCCGACCTGCTGGCGTTGCAGGTTCTGCTGGCTGCCGCACAGGTTGCAGGCGATGATGGGGAAGTTGCGCTGGGCCGCCCAGCGGGCCGTGTCTTTTTCGGCCACGTAGGCCAGCGGGCGGATCACCACATGTTGGCCGTCGTCGCTGACCAGTTTGGGCGGCATGCTTTTCATCTTGCCGCCGAAGAACATGTTCAGCAGCAGCGTTTGCAGGATGTCGTCGCGGTGGTGGCCCAGTGCGATCTTGGTGCAGCCGAGTTCGCTGGCCACGCGGTACAAAATGCCTCGGCGCAGGCGGCTGCACAGGCTGCAGGTGGTCTTGCCTTCGGGGATCAGCCTTTTGACGATGCCGTAGGTGTCTTCGGTTTCGATGTGGTACGGCACGCCGGCGCTGGCCAGGTACCCGGGCAGCACATGCGCGGGAAAGCCCGGTTGCTTTTGGTCCAGGTTCACCGCCACCAGGTCGAAGGCGATGGGCGCGCGGGCGCGCAGCTTGAGCAGGATGTCCAGCAGCGTGTAGCTGTCCTTGCCGCCGGACATGCAAACCATGACTTTGTCGCCGGCTTCGATCATGTGGAAGTCGTCGATGGCCTTGCCCACTGCGCGGCACAGGCGCTTTTCGAGTTTGCGGGTTTCGCGTTCGGTCCTGGCGTCGGATGGGCCGGTGCCGGTTGCGTCGGCCCCCGGGCCTGGCATGGAGTCGTCGATCACTGCGCCCATGGGTTCACCACTGTCCTGTCTCGACGCGAATGGCCACTTCGCAGTCGTCAAAAATCTCCAGCTTGGCCAGTTTGACGCGCACGCCGCGCACGCCGGGCAGTTGCATCAGGCGGTTGGCCAGTTGGCCGATCAGGCTTTCGAGCAGGTTGACATGCCCGGACGTGCATTCGTCAATGATGATCTGGCGCACGCGGCGGTAGTCGAGCACATGGCCGATGTCGTCGTCGCGCGGGGCCAGGGGTTGCAGGCCCAGGCTCAGTTCGGCATCGATCCGGATCGGCTGGGGCGCCGCTTTTTCGCGATCGAGAATGCCCAGGTTGGCGTTGAAGCGCAACCCGGTGAGCGTGAGGATCTGGGTGCCTGCGGCGTGGTTCATGGGTTACATCATCGAAAAATCACGCTCGAAGCGCATCAGATGCTGGCCGCCATCGACCAGCAGCGTGGTGCCGGTGATGGAGCGGTTTTCCAGCGCGAACAGCACCGCTGCGGCCACGTCGTCGGGGGTCGAGGAGCGGCCCAGCGGGCTGAGCCGGTGCAATTGCGCAAACTTCTGCGCGCTGAGCAGCGCGCTGGTGAGCGTCAGGCCCGGGGCCACGCCGACCACGCGCACGCGCGGTGCCAGGGCCAGCGCCAGCATGTTGCCGGCGGCTTCGAGCGCGGCCTTGGACAGGGTGTAGCTGATGAAGTCGGGGTTGGTGTTCCAGAGCTTTTGGTCCAGCAGATTGACCACGACGCCTTGCGCCTGCTCGTCTGCGGCGGCGCGCGCCAGGATGTGCTGGTGCAGGGCCTGGGCCAGCAGCACGGGCGCGCCGGTGTTGCTGCGCAGGTGTTTTTCCAGCGCGGCAAAGCCAAAGCTGGCGGCGCTGTCATGCTCGAAGACCGAGGCGCTGTTGACCAGCGCGTCGAGCCGGCCGAAATGCCGGACCACCCGGGGCACCAGCGCGCGCACCGCTGCCTCGTCCTGAAAATCTGCACGAAATGACGCGCTGGCGCCGGAAAGACCTTCACATTCAGCCACTGTTTCCGTAGCCTCCTGGGCGGACGAGCGGTAGTGCACAGCCACTTGCCAGCCGGCGGCCGCCAGCGCCAGCGCCATGCTGCGGCCCAGGCGCCGGGCGGCGCCGGTGACCAGCACCGTGCGCCCCTTGGCGGCCAGGGTGCTGGCGGCGGGTGAATCGGGTGGGCAGGACGTGTCCACCTGACCTGCGCCTATTGCAGAGACCGCGGCGGGTGAATCAGGTGGACAGGACATCTGGGAGGACAATGCAGGCCGTGAGCCAAGGACCTGACAGTTTAACGACCGCCCTGCAGCAGCATATCCGCCAGGCCATTGCCGCAGCGGGTGGCTGGATCGGCTTCGACCGCTTCATGGAACTGGCCTTGTACACCCCGGGCCTGGGCTACTACGCCAATGACAGCGCCAAGTTCGGCAGCAGTCCCGCATCGGGCAGCGACTTCGTGACCGCGCCCGAGCTGACCCCCTTGTTCGGCCAGACGCTGGCCGTGCAACTGGAGCAGGCGCTGCAAGCCACGGGCACGCAGCAACTGTGGGAGTTTGGCGCCGGCTCGGGCGCGCTGGCGCTGCAACTGCTCGATGCCTTGGGCGCGCGGGTGCAGCGCTACACCATCGTCGATCTGTCGGGCCATCTGCGCGCGCGCCAGCAAACGCGGCTGGCGGCCCATGCGCACAAACTGCGCTGGGTGGATGCGCTGCCCGAGAAGTTCAGCGGCGTGGTGCTGGCCAACGAGGTGCTCGACGCGATGCCGGTGCAACTGCTGGCCCGCCATGGTGGTGAGCAAGGCGGCGTATGGCATGAGCGCGGCGTGGCGCTGGGCGCTGACGGCGCGCTGGCCTGGGCCGACCGCCCCACCGGGCTGCGCCCGCCGGTCGGGATCGCAGGCCCGCAGGACTACCTGACCGAAATCCACACCCAGGGCGAAGGCTTCATCCGCACGCTGGCCGATCGGCTCGAGCGGGGCGCGGTGTTCTTGCTCGACTACGGCTTTGGCGCCAGCGAGTACTACCACCCCCAGCGCCATATGGGCACCGTGATGTGCCACCAGGGCCATCTGGTCGATAGCGACCCGCTGCTGGCGCTGGGCCGCAAGGACATCACGGCCCACGTCAACTTCAGCGCGCTGGCGCTGACCGCGCAGGAGGCCGGGCTGCATGTGCTGGGCTACACCACGCAGGCGCATTTTTTGCTCAACTGTGGCTTGCTGGCAAAAATGGAACTGCGGCCACAGGCAGAACGCGCGCCCGCGGCCTTGCTGGTGCTGGAGCATGAGATGGGCGAACTGTTCAAGGTGCTGGCCCTGGGCGCAGGCCAGCCCTGGGAGCCGCTGGGCTTTGTGCGCGGCGACCGGTCGCACCGGCTGTGACGAGGGGTCGGCGCTGCGCCGAATCGCCGCGCACTGGCAACACCGGCCAGCGCAACGCCGCAGCGCAAAGGGCGGGCTTGGGTCAGGGCCGTTCGCGCCCAAGGTCAAAGGTCCAAGACCAAAGACCGCACGTCCGATGCTGGTCGCCGCCGGTGGTGGTAGCGGCAATCCATGCGGCCCGCCAGCGCACCAGCGCAGACCGTACTTGCGTGCGCGCGGGGTCACCTACACTGGGGCCATGATTCGCTGGCTGCTTGTCACCTTCTTGGCGCTGATGCTGATCGGCTGGTTGTCACCGCTGCTGCGGCGCCTGGGGTTCGGGCGGTTGCCGGGAGACCTGCGGTTTCGTTGGCTGGGGCGGGAGTGGCAGATACCGCTTGCATCCACCTTGCTGCTGAGTTTGCTGGTCGGCGGGTTGGCGAAATGGCTTTGAGCCTGATGCCGGACCTGGCCAGTGGGGCCATCGGCATCAGATCCCGCTGGCGCAGGCCGGCTCTCGGGGCCGGCATCGTGCAGCGCCGTCAGTGCTGATCGTGCTTGCGGATGATCCCCCGTTGGCGGTGGTGTGGCTGGCGTCGCGTCACCGATCATCTGTCGGTCCGCGCTGGCCATCGAAGCGCATCGCGGCGTTGCATCGCTTGCCAATACGCTCGGTATGGGCTGCGCGATGCGCCTTGCGCTGCGCTCCGATGGCTGCGCGCAGCCTACGACATCTGATCGGTGACGCGACACTAGCGTTTTGTACGCGGTATTGCAGTGCCTGTAGTGCTTGTAGTGCCCCTGTTCACAGGCCATCGGTCTGGCGCAGCGCCACGGCCGAACCGCTTGCTGCGGGTTGGCTGCGGCCAAGCGGCGGGAGACGACGGCCCGGCGGCCCGGCGCGCCATCATCGGCGCCGGGCATCAACGGCATCGAGGGCATCGGGGGCATCATCAGGGCCGCATTGCGCGGGCGTCAGATGGCGCGCTCCCAGTGGCTGCGCGCTGCCGACAGCCAGCCGCGCAATGCAGCGGGTGTCATGCAGCGGTGCTGCGCGATGCTGGTTCCTGCGCCCATCTTGATGCCCCAGCCGCCCAGCGCCTGTACGGCGGCAAAGCCGGCTTCATCGGCGAGGTCGTCGCCGGCAAACACCGGCATGCGGCCGGCAAACGGCGGCCAGGCCATGAAGTCGGTGATCGCCCGGCCTTTGTGCACGCCCCGGGGTTTGACTTCAAGCATGCATTTGCCCGGTTGCAGTTCCAGGTCTTGGGCGGCCTGTATCGCGCGCGCCAGGGTGTCATGGCACAGGCGCTCCAGGTGCGGCGCCTGCCGGTAGTGCAGCACCAGGCCGGCGTTTTTGTGCTCCAGCAGCAGCCCGTCATGCTGCACCGCGAGTTCGCGCGCGGCGCGCACGACGGACGCCAGACCGGGTGGCGCAATGGCCGGCTGGCAGCGGTGCGCCAGGCGGTATTGGGCCCCATGCTCGCTGGCCAGCGGCAGACGCAGCGGGGCCAGGAAATGATCGATGTCGGCTTCGGGCCGCCCGGTCACGATGGCCAGCGCGCCGCCCAGATGGGTGTGCAGCGCTGACAGGGTGGCGATCAGCCCGGCGGCCACGGTCACCGCATCGGGGCGCGGCGCCAGTTCGGCGAGCGTGCCGTCGAAGTCGAGAAAGAGCGCGTGGCTGCTCGTCAGAGGTGGGAGTTGTGGCATCGGGCAGGCGCCAGGCCGCTGGCGGCCTGGCGGTGGTGTTGATGTTGATGTTGATGTTGATGTTGGTGTTGGTGTTGGTGTTGGTGTTGACAGTGACAGTGGCAGTGGCAGTGGCGGTGTCATTGGCTGGCGAGCCACTGCGCCACCGCTGCCACCCGCGCCTGGCGGATCAGCGCCCCGACCTGCGGGCCGGCCAGGCCCCGGGCGGCGGCCTGCGCGGCAATGGCGCTGCTGTGCACGGATTGCGCTGCTGCCAGCGCGGCGGTCAGGCGCGGGCGCTGCGGGTAGGCCGATTCGGCAAACCCGAGCCGCCCGCGCGCATCGCATTCGCAGGCCAGCAGGATGTCGGCAAAGCGCTGTGGCAGGCGCAGCGCATCGCAGCGCTCCAGCAGGCGCACCAGCGCTGCGGCAGACAGCGCGTTGCTGCAATGGATGTGGCCATGCTCGCGCGCCACCTTGTCGGCGGTTGCGCGGCAGTCTGCGGGCACGCGCAGCCGCTCGGCCAGGTGTTTGAGCAGTTCGGCGCCGCGCGTCTCATGGCCGATATGGCGCGGCAGCATGTCGGCGGGCGTGCTGCCTTTGCCCAGGTCATGCGCCAGGCAGGCAAAGCGCACGGCCAGCGGGGCTTGCAGCCGCGCGGCCATGTCCAGCACCAGCAGCAGGTGTGCGCCGGTGTCGATCTCGGGGTGGTGCTCGGCGCTCTGGGGCACGCCCCACAGGCGCTCCACCTCGGGCAGCAGCCGCTCGAGCGCGCCGCATGCGCGCAGCACCTCGAACATGCGCGAGGGCTTTTCGGCCATCAGCCCGCGCGCGAGTTCCTGCCATACGCGCTCGGCCACCAGGTGGTCGGTCTCGCCATGCGCGACCATCTCGCGCATCAGTTGCAGGGTCTCGGGCGCCACGGTGAAATCGGGCAAGCGCGCGGCAAAGCGCGCCACGCGCAGGATGCGCACCGGGTCTTCGCGGAACGCAGTGCTGACATGGCGCAGCACGCGCGCGGCGATGTCCCGGGCGCCGTGATGGGGGTCGATGAGGCATCCGGCGCCGGATGCATCGGCGCTGGTGGCGATGGCATTGATGGTCAGGTCGCGGCGCGACAGGTCTTCTTGCAGCGTCACCTCGGGCGCGCTGTGCACCACGAAGCCCCGGTAGCCGCGCCCACTCTTGCGCTCGGTGCGGGCCAGCGCGTATTCCTCGCGCGTTGCCGGGTGCAGAAAGACCGGAAAGTCGCGCCCCACGGGCAGATAGCCCTGCGCGCGCATCTGCTCGGGTGTTGCGCCCACCACCACCCAGTCGCGGTCATGCACCGGGCGACCCAGCAGCCGGTCGCGCACGGCGCCTCCGACCATGTAGATCTGCATGCCGGTCGTTCAGGGGATGGGGCGCAGACGGTAAGGCTCCTCGAAATCGCGGAAGTCCTTCTCGGCCAGCGCCCCGTCGATCCAGGCCCGCACGCCGGGCAATGCCTGCACGCGCTGCACATAGTCGGCGATCGGCGGCGGCACGGGCAGGGCGTAGCTGGCCAGGCGCATGCACATGGGGGCGAAGTAGGCGTCGGCGATCGAGAACGCGCCAAACAGCAGGGGCCCGCCATGCTCTTGCAGCAGCGCGCTCCACATCTGCACGAGGCGCTGCATGTCGGAGCGCACCGCAGCCTGGTCGCGCCAGATCAGGGCGCCGGTGTCGGCCAGGCGGGCTTCGATGTTCATCGGGCAGTGTCTGCGCAGCGCCGTGAAGCCGCTGTGCATTTCGGCGCAGATGCTGCGGGCCCGGGCGCGCTGGTGGGGGTCGCCGGGCCACAGTCGCTTGTCGGCATGGGTTTCTGCCAAGTACTCGGCAATCGCCAGGCTGTCCCACACCACCAGCGCGCCATCGACCAGCACCGGCACCTTGCCCGCCGGGCTGATGGCGTTGATGCTGCGCTTGAATTGCGAGTCCGCCGCAAAGCTGTCGAAGCGCACGAGGACTTCGTCAAAGGCGATGCCGGCCTGGCGCAGCAGCACCCAGGGGCGCATGGACCAAGAGGAATAGTTCTTGCTGCCGATATGAAGCTGGAGCATGGGGTACCTGTGCAGGGGAAGTGGAAAAGCACGGTCGGCGCGACCGGCGCTGCCACCGCACTATATGGCACAGAGTATGGGCACGGGGGTGGGCTGCGCGGGGCAGGGACGGGCGGTGTCGTTCATCCGGGACGCCCTCATGCATCTGCGGCAGCGCGGCTTGCAGGGGATGAATCGATGCCTGACAAGGCAAGAATGGTAATGGCAACGGCGCCAACTGCTCCGGCATAAAAGATTGTGCCCAAGCCGTAATGCTGGCCGATGATGCCCAGCAACGGCGGCACGGCGAGCAAGCCGCCGAATCCCATGGTTGAAACAGCGGCAATTTGCACCCCCGGACGGGGCAGGGCGCCCGCCAGGCTGAACAGGACCGGCACGATATTGGCAAGACCTGCGCCGGCGATGGCGCAGCCGGCAATCATGATGGCCGGGTCTTTGCTCAGCGGGCCAATCACCAGCCCGAACGCTGCGAACAGGCCCCCGGTGCAGACCAGCGAGCGGGCGCTGAATCGATGGCGGATGACGTCGCCGGCCAGGCGCATGATCGCCATGGAACCCGCAAAGGCCGCATAGCCCATGAGCGCAAGCTCGCTGCCGGCGGCAAGGCTTTGCTTCATGTAGACCGCCGCCCAATCGAGCACGATGCCCTCGCCGCCGAAAGCAAAAATCGACACGATGCCTAAGATGAGAGCCGGCCCGGCCAGAGTGAAGCGCGTTTTTTCAGAGGCGTGCCCGACAGGTTCCTGCTGCGGGAGAAGCCCTCGCAGCCCCCACAGAAACAGCGCGAGCATGGCCACGGAAATCATCGAGGCTTCGATGGCGGGGGAAAATGCGCGCATCAGCAGTGCGCCGGCACCTGCGCCGGCCAAGCCGCCAAGACTCCACATGCCATGGAAGGAAGACATGTAGGGGCGGCCCGCATACCTTTCGACATCGCAGGCATGTGTATTCATGGCCACATCCATGCTGCCGCCTGAGGCGCCAAACAGAAAAACGACAATGGCGAGGGTGATGACGTCAGGCGCCAGCGGAATGAGAATGCCAAAGCCGCACAGCAAAGTGGCAGTGATGCGCATCAAATGGACGACACCGATGCGATGGATCAGCCATGCACTGCCCGCCATGGCAAGAACACTGCCGCCGCCGAGCATGAACAGGATCAGGCTGAGCGCAAGAGGCTCCAGCCCCAGCCTTTCCTTGAAGGCGGGTATTTGCGTAGCCCAGACCCCGAAAAGGACACCGTGGGCCAAGAACATGGTGGCCGTCGGGTGCCATATGCGCCAGCCCCGATGTGTGCCGATGATGGAATCAGGCAAAACGTACTCCTGCCTATATGGGCCAGACTACCCCGTTGTCGTTCAGGATGGCGTCCAGCGGCAGGTCAAAGGCTTCAGGCTCGAAGTCGTCCAGATAGCCCTGCGTGAACCCCAGGCCGACGGTGAACGGTTTGGGCTGCAAGATGGCCAGGGTGCGGTCGTAGAACCCGCCGCCATAGCCGAGCCGATAGCCGCCCGCTGCGTAGCCCACGCAGGGCACGAAAAGCAGCGTGGGGACGACGGCCCCGGTGCCCTTGGGCTTGGGGATGCCGTAAGCGTCTTCTTCCATCGGGCAGCCGGGGTGCCAGGCATGAAAGCTCAGCGTCTTGTGCTGCTTGTCGACCACGGGCAAGCCGATGCGGCGGCGCAGGGGCTGGCCCTGCAGTTCGCCGTCTTCCTGCCAGCGGTGCAGCGCGGGCAGGGGGTCGAACTCGCCCTTGATCGGCCAGTAGGCGCCGATCACGGTGTCGGGCCGGTTCACCAGCCAGATGCGCATGACCTGCTGCAACAGATCGGCCCGTTGCAGGCGGTCGGGCAGGTTCAGGCGTTCTTCGATCAACGCGCGCCGAAGGGCTGCTTTGTCCATCAGATAATTCCCCCATGCAATGGCATCGAATTCTGACACCGCTCGTCGCCGGCGCGCTGCTGGCCGGCAGCGTGCCCCTGGTGTGGGCGCAAAACAAGGGCGACGAGATCCTGCTGGAGATGCAGCAGGCATTCCAACAAGGCGAGCGCAAAAAGCTGGAGCAACTCCTGCCCGCCGCGCGCGGCCATGCGCTGGAGCCCTGGGCGGCGTATTGGGAGCTCAAGGCCCGTCTGGAGGAAGCCTCGGAGCAGGAGGTGCAGGCGTTCATGCAGCGCTACGCCGGCAGCTACCAAGAAGACCGCATGCGCAACGACTGGCTGCTGCTGCTGGGCCAGCGGCGCGACTGGGGGCGGTTTGCCGAGCAACACCCCTACTACCGCATGTCCGACGACCGCGAAGTGCGCTGCCATGCGCTGCTGATCGAGCATCTCTTGGGCCAGGCGAGCGCCTCGGTGGCCGCCGCCGTGCGCAGCAACTGGTATGCGCTGCGCGACGCCGACGACGGCTGCACCCATGCGGCCGGCACGCTGTACGGCGCCAACCAGCTCAGCGCGCCAGACATCTGGCGCAAGGCCCGCCTGGGCATGGCGGCCAACCGGCCGCAGGTGGTGCGCAATGCGGTCGAGATCGTCGCCCCGCAGGCGTTGGAGCAGATTCAGGAGTTGCTCGACAGCCCCGGCAAGTACCTGCGCAACCGGGCCACGGAACGCGGCCAGTGGCAGCAGGAACTGCTGCTGCTGGCCCTGATCCGGCTGGCCAACGGCAACCCCGACGGCGCGGCGCAACAGCTCGGCAACCGCCCGGGCGTGCAACTCTCGCCCGAGCAGCGCAACTGGGCCTGGGGCGTGATCGGCAAAGCCGCTGCGCAAAATCTGTCCGGCGCCGCGCCGGACTACTTCGCCAACGTCACCCGGGACAGCGACCTGAGCGATGATCTGCTGGGCTGGAAGGTGCGCGCGGCATTGCGCGCAGGCCGCTGGAGGGCCGTGCTCAAGACCGTCGATGCGATGCGCCCCGAGGCCCGCCAGGACAACGCCTGGCGCTACTGGAAAGCGCGTGCGCTGCTGGCCGACAAACCCGGCGACAGCGAACGCGCCGCCGCCCGGCAACTGCTGCAAGACATTGCCGGCGCCTGGGGCGCAAGGGGCTTTTATGAGCAACTGGCGCAGGAAGAACTGGGCCAGCGCATCACGCTGCCGCCGGCGCCGGCGCCGCTGAGCGCCGAAGAAAAGGCCGCCGCCCGCGCCAACCCCGGGCTCAACCGGGGGCTGTACGCCATCTTGCTGGGCCTGCGCAGCGAGGGCGTGCGCGAGTGGAACTACAGCACCAGCCTGTACCAAAGCGGCGGCATGCCGGACCGTGAACTGCTCGCGGCCGCCGACTTCGCCTGCCAGCACGAGGTCTGGGACCGCTGCATCAACACCAGCGAACGCACCAAGGGCGCGATCGACATCGGCCAGCGCTACCCCACGCCGTTTCGCAAGGCGGTGCTCGATCGTGCCCGCAGCGCAGGCATCGATCCGGCCTATGTGTACGGGCTGACGCGCCAGGAAAGTCGCTTCGTGATCGATGCCCGCTCGCATGCGGGCGCTGCGGGCCTGATGCAGGTGATGCCCGCCACGGCCCGCTGGACTGCCAGAAAGATCGGGCTGACCGACTTCAGCCCCGGCCAACTCACCGACCGCGACACGAACATCACCATCGGCACGGCCTACCTGAAACTCGCGCTCGACGACTTTGCCGGCTCCATGCCGCTGGCCGCCGCCGCCTACAACGCCGGCCCGGGGCGCCCGCGCAGTTGGCGCAACGGCCCGGAGCTCGACGCCGCCATCTGGATCGAAAACATCCCCTTTGCCGAGACGCGCGACTATGTGAAGAAGGTGCTGGCCAACACCACCGTCTACGCCGCGCTGTTCACGGGACAGCCCCAGTCGCTCAAAAGCCGCCTGGGCACCATAGGCCCGCGCGATCCGTCGGCGCCGACGGTGAACAAAGAACTACCCTGAGCCGGCCAGGGAGCA from the Verminephrobacter eiseniae EF01-2 genome contains:
- a CDS encoding histidine phosphatase family protein, producing MQATHIVAIRHGETAWNVDTRIQGHLDIPLNDTGLWQAEQLARALAGEPIAAIYTSDLQRAHATAQAVARATGAPLTAEPGLRERSFGRFQGRTFAQIEAELPADALRWRKRDPHYAPEGGESLLTLHARIERTIATLAQPHLDEQIVLVAHGGVLDALYRLATRQDIQAPRTWQLSNAAINRLLWTPDGLNLIGWADTRHLDDAVRDEPNA
- a CDS encoding DUF4136 domain-containing protein — its product is MLRRSTLPFALLLGLAAALAGCSSTRLVDGQVQSFSTLAAMPAPATYRIERLPSQQTPAFDTLAALAEQSLARAGLQRDDAAPRLLVQIGIQADSVPRYDSLRGPGFYGFYGPPPWAWRDGWGLHGFWRMAEPTPLYRRAVSLVLRDATTQAIVYETSAVHEDTWVSDPAVYGVLFDAALNGFPQPPGGARQVRLPLTPTTP
- the ttcA gene encoding tRNA 2-thiocytidine(32) synthetase TtcA; the encoded protein is MGAVIDDSMPGPGADATGTGPSDARTERETRKLEKRLCRAVGKAIDDFHMIEAGDKVMVCMSGGKDSYTLLDILLKLRARAPIAFDLVAVNLDQKQPGFPAHVLPGYLASAGVPYHIETEDTYGIVKRLIPEGKTTCSLCSRLRRGILYRVASELGCTKIALGHHRDDILQTLLLNMFFGGKMKSMPPKLVSDDGQHVVIRPLAYVAEKDTARWAAQRNFPIIACNLCGSQQNLQRQQVGQMLREWEKKLPGRVENMFNALQNIVPSHLLDARLYDFKNARATGLASADGDKAFDPQELATPAEQVVQIVPTRRSS
- a CDS encoding dihydroneopterin aldolase, with the translated sequence MNHAAGTQILTLTGLRFNANLGILDREKAAPQPIRIDAELSLGLQPLAPRDDDIGHVLDYRRVRQIIIDECTSGHVNLLESLIGQLANRLMQLPGVRGVRVKLAKLEIFDDCEVAIRVETGQW
- a CDS encoding SDR family oxidoreductase, with the translated sequence MSCPPDSPAAVSAIGAGQVDTSCPPDSPAASTLAAKGRTVLVTGAARRLGRSMALALAAAGWQVAVHYRSSAQEATETVAECEGLSGASASFRADFQDEAAVRALVPRVVRHFGRLDALVNSASVFEHDSAASFGFAALEKHLRSNTGAPVLLAQALHQHILARAAADEQAQGVVVNLLDQKLWNTNPDFISYTLSKAALEAAGNMLALALAPRVRVVGVAPGLTLTSALLSAQKFAQLHRLSPLGRSSTPDDVAAAVLFALENRSITGTTLLVDGGQHLMRFERDFSMM
- a CDS encoding class I SAM-dependent methyltransferase, whose product is MQAVSQGPDSLTTALQQHIRQAIAAAGGWIGFDRFMELALYTPGLGYYANDSAKFGSSPASGSDFVTAPELTPLFGQTLAVQLEQALQATGTQQLWEFGAGSGALALQLLDALGARVQRYTIVDLSGHLRARQQTRLAAHAHKLRWVDALPEKFSGVVLANEVLDAMPVQLLARHGGEQGGVWHERGVALGADGALAWADRPTGLRPPVGIAGPQDYLTEIHTQGEGFIRTLADRLERGAVFLLDYGFGASEYYHPQRHMGTVMCHQGHLVDSDPLLALGRKDITAHVNFSALALTAQEAGLHVLGYTTQAHFLLNCGLLAKMELRPQAERAPAALLVLEHEMGELFKVLALGAGQPWEPLGFVRGDRSHRL
- a CDS encoding DUF2905 domain-containing protein; this translates as MIRWLLVTFLALMLIGWLSPLLRRLGFGRLPGDLRFRWLGREWQIPLASTLLLSLLVGGLAKWL
- the otsB gene encoding trehalose-phosphatase, whose amino-acid sequence is MPQLPPLTSSHALFLDFDGTLAELAPRPDAVTVAAGLIATLSALHTHLGGALAIVTGRPEADIDHFLAPLRLPLASEHGAQYRLAHRCQPAIAPPGLASVVRAARELAVQHDGLLLEHKNAGLVLHYRQAPHLERLCHDTLARAIQAAQDLELQPGKCMLEVKPRGVHKGRAITDFMAWPPFAGRMPVFAGDDLADEAGFAAVQALGGWGIKMGAGTSIAQHRCMTPAALRGWLSAARSHWERAI
- a CDS encoding multifunctional CCA addition/repair protein; protein product: MQIYMVGGAVRDRLLGRPVHDRDWVVVGATPEQMRAQGYLPVGRDFPVFLHPATREEYALARTERKSGRGYRGFVVHSAPEVTLQEDLSRRDLTINAIATSADASGAGCLIDPHHGARDIAARVLRHVSTAFREDPVRILRVARFAARLPDFTVAPETLQLMREMVAHGETDHLVAERVWQELARGLMAEKPSRMFEVLRACGALERLLPEVERLWGVPQSAEHHPEIDTGAHLLLVLDMAARLQAPLAVRFACLAHDLGKGSTPADMLPRHIGHETRGAELLKHLAERLRVPADCRATADKVAREHGHIHCSNALSAAALVRLLERCDALRLPQRFADILLACECDARGRLGFAESAYPQRPRLTAALAAAQSVHSSAIAAQAAARGLAGPQVGALIRQARVAAVAQWLASQ
- a CDS encoding glutathione S-transferase family protein, whose translation is MLQLHIGSKNYSSWSMRPWVLLRQAGIAFDEVLVRFDSFAADSQFKRSINAISPAGKVPVLVDGALVVWDSLAIAEYLAETHADKRLWPGDPHQRARARSICAEMHSGFTALRRHCPMNIEARLADTGALIWRDQAAVRSDMQRLVQMWSALLQEHGGPLLFGAFSIADAYFAPMCMRLASYALPVPPPIADYVQRVQALPGVRAWIDGALAEKDFRDFEEPYRLRPIP